In Mycolicibacterium aubagnense, the DNA window GCGACGACTTGTTGCCGTCGTCCCCAAGACAGGCCTATCTGGCTGCGCTGCTGGGATATTCGCAGCCCATCTACGCGCACGTCCCGCTGGTACTCAACGCCGATGGCAAGCGGCTGGCCAAACGCGATGGCGCGGTGACGGTTTCGGAGATCGGCCCGGAATCCGCCATGGCGCAGATCGCGGAGTCACTCGGATTCACCGCCACCAGCCTCGACGGCATGCTGGCCGAGTTCGATCCCGAACGACTTCCCCGCAAGCCGTGGGTTTTCCGGCCTTAGCCCAGGCACGTTGACTGTGCGTCTACGCACATCGCTACTCGAACTTTTGCTGCGTCAGCGCAATCTCAACTGCCACAGGGGATTTGCTAGTCGAGTGCTCAGCGGGTGGATTGGAAGACCCTCTAGCTGCCGGGGACCCGGCGAGACAAGTACGCGCGACTGCACTCAGGTACTTCAGCAGACCCTCACACCCGGCGAGGCACTCCGAAGACCTTGGCCAGCACGAATCCCCGCACCGACGCCGGGATGTTCGTCATCAGCGCAGCCTGAAGCTTGGGCCCCAACCCGACGATGTATCGCGCCTTGGGTCGCCGCGCGGTGAGCGCCTCCTCCACCACCGCAACGACTTTCGCCGGATCGACGGCCATCTTCTGCGACAGCGGAATCATCTTCTTCATCCCGGCGATGTGCCGGCTGTACAAGGCTTGGTGCGCCGACGAGGTGGCATCTTCCAACTCGGCGACCATGTCGTCGGCCTTGCGCCACATGTCCGTATCGGTCTGTGCGGGCTCCACGACCACCACCGGAACGCCCCAGGGTCGCAGTTCGATTCGCAGTGCTTCGGCGCCGGCCTCCAACGCGAACTTCGACGCCGCGTAAGCACCCAGCATCGGCGCCGACAGTTGTCCGTTGACGCTGGAGATGAACACCACCCGGCCTCGAGAGGCCCGCAACTTGGGCAGCACCGCCGCAGTCACGGCGAACTGACCAACCACGTTGACGTCAAACTGCTTCCGCCAATCCGCGGGCGTCAGCGTCTCCACGGGACCGGCCACGACGATGCCCGCATTGTTCACCACGGCATCCAACCGGTCCGGCAGAGCCGCTGCCAGTGCATCGATATCGTCGTCAGAAGTGACATCGAGGATCACGGCCGAAATCCGCTGCGGGGCCAGCGCCACGACCGCTGCGGCGTCGGCCTCGGAGCGCACCCCGGCGATGACGTCCCACCCGGTCGCGGCGAGGTGCTGGGTGATGGCCAGCCCGATGCCTCGGCCGGCACCTGTGACGAGAACTGAAGGCATATGCGCGAGAGTAGCCGGGATCAGACTGCGACCGGCAGGGTGGCCAGACCCCGCAGGGTCAGGTTGGGCTTGTAGACGGGCTCGCCCGCCAACTGCGCGTTGGGGAACCGCGCCGCCAGCGCCGAGAGCGCGACGGACGCCTCCAGCCGGGCCAGCGGCGCACCGAGACAGAAGTGCGGGCCCTTGCCGAAGGCAAGGTGCTTGATCACGCCGCGATCCGGGTCGAATTCGCGAGGCCTGTCGAACACTCGCGGATCCCGTTGCGCGGCAGCCAGCAGCAGCATCATGATGTCGCCCTTCGGCACGGCGACGTCACCGATCTGGATGTCCTCGACGGCGACTCTGCTGGTCAGCTGCACCGGAGGGTCGAAGCGCAGCGTCTCCTCGACGATGGTCGACGCGCGCGCGGGATCGGTTGCCAACTCCGCCCAGTACCGCGGGTGCCGCAGCATGGCCAGCGCCGCGTTGGCGATCAGATTCACCGTCGTCTCGTGTCCGGCGATCAGCAGCAGGTTGCAGGTCGCCACGATCTCTTCGGAGGTCAACTGGTCGCCGTCCTCTTCGGCGGCGATGAGCGCGGAGATCAGGTCCTCTCCCGGCGAACTGCGGCGCTCGGCGATCAGCTCCCGCAGATACCCGCGCAACCAGAGCCCGGCCTCCATCAGGTCGGTGTTGTCCTCGGCCGTCTCATCGTTCACCGCCACGAACGGGTCCAGGCCATGGGCCAGCAGCGCCGAGGCCCGGCTGAACTGCGGCTCGTCGGCCATCGGCACCCCGAGCAGCCGGCAGATCACCGCGACCGGCAGCGGATAGGCCAGGTCGGCCACCACATCCATGGTGCCCGTGACGCCCTCGAGCAATCCGTCCACCATGGTCACGATGTCGGCCTCGAGTGCCTTGATCACCTTGGGCGCGAACGCCTTCTGCGCCAGTCCGCGCAGCCGGGTGTGGTCCGGCGGATCGAGGAACAGGAAGCCCGGTTCGCCGAACGGCCGAGCCTGACGCTGTCCTGCGGCGATCTGCTTCTGCGACACCGTCGATTTCAGCCTGTCGTTGGCCGACGCCGGGTGCCGCAGCACCTCGTCGCACTCGGCGAAGCCCGGGAACACCACCAAATTCGCGTCGGGCAGCACCAGCGGCCCACTGACCAGGAATCGGTCGTACAGCGGGTACGGGTCAGCCCGATTGCCCGGATCCATCAACCCCAGTAGCAGTGTCTGCGGGTCGATCAGTCCAGGTGCGCCAGTCATACAAGCAATTGTGCACAGCGCGGGATCGTCGCAGGTGGCTCCCTATCTGGACCCGTAGTAACGCCCCAACACGTGGTCGCGCAGCTC includes these proteins:
- a CDS encoding SDR family NAD(P)-dependent oxidoreductase → MPSVLVTGAGRGIGLAITQHLAATGWDVIAGVRSEADAAAVVALAPQRISAVILDVTSDDDIDALAAALPDRLDAVVNNAGIVVAGPVETLTPADWRKQFDVNVVGQFAVTAAVLPKLRASRGRVVFISSVNGQLSAPMLGAYAASKFALEAGAEALRIELRPWGVPVVVVEPAQTDTDMWRKADDMVAELEDATSSAHQALYSRHIAGMKKMIPLSQKMAVDPAKVVAVVEEALTARRPKARYIVGLGPKLQAALMTNIPASVRGFVLAKVFGVPRRV
- a CDS encoding cytochrome P450 — its product is MTGAPGLIDPQTLLLGLMDPGNRADPYPLYDRFLVSGPLVLPDANLVVFPGFAECDEVLRHPASANDRLKSTVSQKQIAAGQRQARPFGEPGFLFLDPPDHTRLRGLAQKAFAPKVIKALEADIVTMVDGLLEGVTGTMDVVADLAYPLPVAVICRLLGVPMADEPQFSRASALLAHGLDPFVAVNDETAEDNTDLMEAGLWLRGYLRELIAERRSSPGEDLISALIAAEEDGDQLTSEEIVATCNLLLIAGHETTVNLIANAALAMLRHPRYWAELATDPARASTIVEETLRFDPPVQLTSRVAVEDIQIGDVAVPKGDIMMLLLAAAQRDPRVFDRPREFDPDRGVIKHLAFGKGPHFCLGAPLARLEASVALSALAARFPNAQLAGEPVYKPNLTLRGLATLPVAV